The following proteins come from a genomic window of Achromobacter sp. AONIH1:
- a CDS encoding DUF932 domain-containing protein, whose product MQLASRFAPRSPVLRADHPLSDDQIRTVAPSIFADTPHESRSERYSYIPTAAVLTELRREGFQPFMVCQTRVRHEDRRDYTKHMLRLRHASQINGAEANEIILLNSHDGTSSYQMLAGMFRFVCHNGLVCGDTFADVRVPHKGNVTDHVIEGAYEVLHGFERVQDSRDAMRVITLDDGEAEVFARSALTLKYDESGKALPITETQILRPRRFDDNRADLWSVFNRVQENLVKGGLTGRAANGRQQRTRPVQGIDQNVRLNRALWLLADGLRQLKA is encoded by the coding sequence ATGCAACTCGCATCTCGCTTCGCCCCTCGTTCCCCGGTGCTGCGCGCCGACCATCCGTTGTCGGACGATCAGATTCGCACCGTGGCCCCATCCATCTTCGCGGACACCCCGCACGAAAGCCGCTCCGAACGGTACAGTTACATCCCCACGGCGGCTGTGCTGACCGAACTGCGCAGAGAAGGTTTCCAGCCGTTCATGGTGTGCCAGACCCGCGTGCGACACGAGGATCGCCGCGACTACACCAAGCACATGCTGCGCCTTCGCCACGCCAGCCAGATCAACGGCGCCGAGGCGAACGAGATCATCCTGCTCAACTCGCACGACGGCACCAGCAGCTACCAGATGCTCGCGGGCATGTTCAGATTCGTCTGCCACAACGGCCTGGTGTGCGGCGACACCTTCGCCGACGTGCGCGTGCCCCACAAGGGCAACGTCACCGATCACGTGATCGAAGGCGCCTACGAGGTGCTGCACGGCTTCGAGCGCGTGCAGGACTCGCGCGACGCCATGCGCGTCATCACCCTCGACGACGGCGAGGCCGAAGTCTTCGCCAGGTCGGCGCTGACCTTGAAGTACGACGAGTCGGGCAAGGCCTTGCCCATCACGGAGACGCAGATCCTGCGGCCTCGTCGTTTCGACGACAACCGTGCCGATCTTTGGTCGGTCTTCAACCGGGTTCAGGAGAACCTGGTCAAGGGCGGCCTGACTGGCCGTGCCGCCAACGGGCGCCAGCAGCGCACGCGACCCGTTCAGGGCATCGACCAGAACGTCCGGCTCAACCGGGCGCTTTGGCTGCTCGCGGATGGCCTGCGTCAGCTCAAAGCCTGA
- a CDS encoding STY4534 family ICE replication protein gives MTTSTDKSYFDLHITGLGYLNRIREVKPKKGDAFLACDIAALNGPSDDVAYVRFDTRVSGSEAQHLVRRCIQAVDAEKKVMIGFRLGDLWADTFTYSKGKRAGEQGVSFKARLLFVSWIKVDGKLVYKAEPKPTDADQRDERDVRNTDVPATFAEPQAAAFEPARPAAEAADEATADAPALEVAESF, from the coding sequence ATGACCACTTCCACCGACAAGTCCTACTTCGACCTGCACATCACCGGACTCGGGTATCTCAATCGCATCCGCGAAGTGAAGCCCAAGAAAGGCGATGCGTTCCTGGCCTGCGACATCGCGGCGCTCAACGGCCCCAGCGATGACGTGGCCTACGTGCGTTTCGACACGCGCGTCTCGGGCTCCGAAGCGCAGCACCTCGTGCGCCGCTGCATCCAAGCGGTCGATGCCGAGAAGAAAGTGATGATCGGCTTCCGTCTGGGCGACCTGTGGGCCGACACCTTCACCTACTCCAAGGGCAAGCGTGCCGGCGAGCAGGGGGTGAGCTTCAAGGCCCGCCTGCTGTTCGTCAGTTGGATCAAGGTCGACGGCAAGCTCGTCTACAAGGCCGAGCCCAAGCCGACCGATGCCGACCAGCGCGACGAACGCGACGTGCGTAACACGGATGTCCCCGCGACGTTCGCTGAGCCGCAAGCCGCTGCGTTCGAGCCCGCCAGGCCCGCCGCCGAAGCTGCCGACGAAGCCACTGCCGATGCGCCTGCATTGGAAGTTGCCGAGTCGTTCTGA
- a CDS encoding DUF3275 family protein, with protein MITIPGQLAIKTIHGRNGDFNVGRLATSIGEFVVKNAELDQYAEGKYEGDFAIAEIRPSTYTANGRMVIEIRALLGGMTLSNIDALSRDDARRLSPQEVDPIDEEAQTATPTPTTAPKAAGRKKARSSRDPLVDTTPFGSEPAAASAEATAHADDDGDAALFGTLWPLGDVVKLDATVDRRVLRQQRDRLGDLGYEFAPLSQDWHLTRV; from the coding sequence ATGATCACCATTCCCGGCCAATTGGCCATCAAGACCATCCACGGCCGTAACGGCGACTTCAACGTCGGGCGCCTTGCGACCTCCATCGGCGAGTTCGTCGTGAAGAACGCCGAACTCGACCAGTACGCCGAAGGCAAGTACGAGGGCGATTTCGCCATCGCGGAGATTCGCCCGTCCACGTACACCGCCAACGGCCGCATGGTCATTGAGATCCGCGCCCTCCTGGGTGGGATGACTTTGTCCAACATCGACGCCCTGAGCCGTGACGACGCCCGCCGGCTGAGTCCGCAGGAAGTCGATCCGATCGACGAGGAAGCGCAGACCGCCACGCCGACGCCGACGACCGCCCCCAAGGCGGCCGGCCGGAAGAAGGCGCGCAGCTCGCGCGACCCGCTGGTCGATACCACGCCGTTCGGCAGCGAGCCGGCTGCTGCGTCTGCCGAGGCTACGGCCCATGCGGACGACGACGGCGACGCGGCGCTGTTCGGCACACTCTGGCCGCTGGGCGATGTCGTCAAGCTCGATGCCACCGTGGATCGGCGCGTGCTGCGTCAGCAGCGCGACCGCCTCGGCGACCTGGGCTACGAGTTCGCTCCGCTGTCCCAGGACTGGCACCTCACCAGGGTCTGA
- a CDS encoding transglycosylase SLT domain-containing protein, translating into MAAAVTRRAGCAALVLGLSAHAAIVFGQEVPPPAYQLAAQQAGVPSPVLYAVALQESGARLRGRLIPWPWTLNVAGRAERYATRAEACAGIRRALARTPVNRIDAGLGQVNLGYHAHRYAHPCELLDPYRNLAIAAEILQEQHTPGEDWLVAIGRYHRPAGGAPAARYRRSVHQHLTRVLGPGASLPSARSPMP; encoded by the coding sequence ATGGCAGCGGCAGTAACCCGCCGTGCAGGCTGCGCGGCCTTGGTCCTCGGCCTCAGCGCCCATGCCGCCATCGTCTTCGGCCAGGAGGTGCCACCACCCGCCTACCAGCTCGCCGCCCAGCAGGCGGGCGTGCCGTCGCCGGTGCTGTATGCGGTGGCGCTGCAGGAGAGCGGCGCCCGGCTGCGCGGCCGGCTGATCCCGTGGCCGTGGACGCTCAACGTCGCCGGCCGCGCCGAACGCTATGCCACGCGGGCCGAGGCCTGCGCCGGCATCCGCCGGGCGCTCGCCCGCACGCCGGTCAACCGCATCGACGCCGGCCTCGGCCAGGTCAACCTCGGCTACCACGCGCACCGCTACGCGCATCCCTGCGAGCTGCTCGACCCATACCGCAACCTCGCCATCGCCGCGGAAATCCTGCAGGAGCAGCACACGCCGGGCGAGGACTGGCTGGTCGCCATCGGCCGCTACCACCGCCCCGCGGGCGGGGCGCCCGCCGCCCGTTACCGCCGCAGCGTCCACCAGCACCTGACCCGCGTGCTCGGGCCGGGAGCCTCACTTCCCTCTGCCCGGAGTCCCATGCCATGA
- a CDS encoding helicase-related protein: MSLDTEVVPAADGTPVQSDVLEATASPLAMSLQDFVAEFGDELLDSLNRANPPVYTGQARPHRQLVLASLKRKLFGAQAEVVHAVTELLADRGERAAIVNGEMGCGKTTVGIATAAVLHAEGYRRTLILSPPHLVYKWRREIQETVAGAKVWVLNGPDTLVKLIKLREQLGVPVRGQEFYVLGRVRMRMGFHWKPVFNVRRTRHGEVGACPDCGQVITNLDGEPINPVELEAEDYRRRCSHCAAPLWTLMRPRSLSASDQSTAVFKALQRIPTIGEVTAHKLMKKFGDGFLASMLGDNIHEFINLMDANGELVFSDRQAHRMERAMANMEFGFGEGGYQPSEFIKRYLPQGTFDLLIADEAHEYKNGGSAQGQAMGVLAAKARKALLLTGTLMGGYGDDLFHLLFRALPGRMIEDGYRPTKSGSMTSAAMAFMRDHGILKDIYSESTGTAHKTAKGSKVSVRTVKAPGFGPKGVLRCVLPFTVFLKLKDIGGNVLPSYDEEFREVAMDTAQAAAYRDLSFRLTSALKQALAKRDTTLLGVVLNVLLAWPDCCFRSETVVHPRTRQTLAFVPAQFNELEVMPKERELIEICKQEKAAGRKTLVYSVYTGTRDTTSRLKVLLEQEGFKVAVLRASVDASRREDWIAEQLDRGIDVLITNPELVKTGLDLLEFPTIVFMQSGYNVYSLQQAARRSWRIGQKLPVRVIYLGYAASSQMTCLGLMARKIMVSQSTSGDVPESGLDVLNQDGDSVEVALARQLVAA; the protein is encoded by the coding sequence ATGTCCCTCGATACCGAAGTCGTTCCCGCCGCTGATGGCACGCCCGTCCAGAGCGACGTGCTCGAAGCGACTGCTTCTCCCCTGGCGATGAGCCTTCAGGATTTCGTTGCCGAATTCGGCGACGAGCTGCTGGACTCGCTCAACCGCGCCAACCCTCCCGTCTACACCGGCCAGGCCCGGCCGCATCGCCAGCTCGTGCTGGCCAGTCTCAAGCGCAAGCTGTTCGGCGCGCAGGCCGAGGTGGTGCATGCCGTTACCGAGCTGCTGGCCGACCGCGGCGAACGCGCCGCGATCGTCAATGGCGAGATGGGCTGCGGCAAGACCACGGTCGGCATCGCCACGGCGGCCGTGCTGCACGCCGAAGGCTATCGCCGCACGCTGATCCTCTCGCCGCCTCACCTGGTCTACAAATGGCGCCGGGAAATCCAGGAGACGGTGGCCGGCGCCAAGGTCTGGGTGCTCAATGGCCCGGACACGCTGGTCAAGCTCATCAAACTGCGCGAGCAATTGGGCGTGCCGGTACGCGGCCAGGAGTTCTACGTTCTCGGTCGCGTGCGGATGCGCATGGGTTTCCACTGGAAGCCCGTCTTCAACGTGCGGCGCACGCGGCACGGCGAAGTGGGCGCATGCCCGGACTGCGGCCAGGTCATCACCAATCTCGACGGCGAGCCGATCAACCCGGTCGAACTCGAAGCCGAGGACTACCGCCGCCGGTGCAGCCATTGCGCCGCACCGCTGTGGACGCTGATGCGACCGCGGAGCCTGTCCGCCAGCGACCAGTCCACGGCCGTCTTCAAAGCCTTGCAGCGCATCCCGACCATCGGAGAGGTCACGGCGCATAAGCTGATGAAGAAGTTCGGCGACGGCTTCCTGGCCTCAATGCTGGGCGACAACATCCACGAGTTCATCAACCTCATGGATGCCAACGGTGAGCTGGTGTTCTCGGATCGTCAGGCGCACCGCATGGAGCGGGCGATGGCGAACATGGAGTTCGGCTTCGGCGAGGGCGGGTATCAGCCCAGCGAATTCATCAAAAGGTACTTGCCGCAAGGCACGTTCGACCTGCTCATCGCCGACGAGGCGCATGAGTACAAGAACGGCGGTAGCGCCCAAGGCCAGGCCATGGGCGTGCTCGCAGCGAAGGCGCGCAAGGCCTTGCTGCTCACTGGCACGCTGATGGGCGGCTACGGCGACGACCTGTTCCACCTGCTGTTCCGAGCCCTGCCTGGGCGAATGATCGAAGACGGCTACCGCCCGACCAAGAGCGGCAGCATGACCTCGGCCGCGATGGCGTTCATGAGGGATCACGGCATCCTCAAGGACATCTATTCCGAGAGCACGGGCACGGCGCACAAGACGGCCAAGGGCAGCAAGGTCTCGGTGCGCACGGTCAAGGCGCCGGGCTTCGGCCCGAAGGGCGTGCTGCGTTGCGTCCTGCCGTTCACGGTATTCCTCAAGTTGAAGGACATCGGCGGCAACGTGCTGCCGTCCTACGACGAGGAGTTCCGCGAGGTGGCGATGGACACGGCGCAAGCCGCGGCTTATCGCGATCTGTCGTTTCGTCTGACCTCGGCGCTGAAACAGGCGCTGGCCAAGCGCGACACGACGCTGCTCGGTGTGGTCCTCAACGTGCTGCTGGCCTGGCCGGATTGCTGCTTCCGGTCGGAGACGGTGGTGCACCCGCGCACACGCCAGACCTTGGCCTTCGTTCCGGCTCAGTTCAACGAGCTGGAGGTGATGCCCAAGGAGCGCGAGCTGATCGAGATCTGCAAGCAGGAGAAGGCTGCGGGTCGCAAGACGCTGGTCTATTCGGTCTACACCGGCACGCGCGACACCACGTCGCGCTTGAAGGTGCTGCTGGAGCAGGAAGGCTTCAAGGTGGCGGTGCTGCGCGCAAGCGTGGATGCCTCCCGCCGCGAGGACTGGATCGCCGAGCAGTTGGACCGCGGCATCGACGTGCTGATCACGAACCCCGAGCTGGTGAAAACCGGCCTGGACCTGTTGGAGTTTCCGACGATCGTGTTCATGCAGTCGGGCTACAACGTCTACAGCCTGCAGCAGGCGGCCCGGCGCTCATGGCGCATCGGCCAGAAGCTGCCGGTTCGCGTGATCTACCTCGGCTACGCGGCTTCCTCGCAGATGACCTGCCTGGGGCTGATGGCGCGAAAGATCATGGTCTCGCAGAGCACGTCGGGAGACGTGCCCGAGTCGGGATTGGACGTGCTGAACCAGGACGGTGATTCCGTCGAGGTGGCACTGGCCCGGCAACTCGTCGCGGCCTGA
- a CDS encoding PilL N-terminal domain-containing protein, giving the protein MQPLTCVAHRLAVPALLAGCVLITGCAATGTTSPPTVHDSLPEPAVLVRTIAPEPEPGLIPVARYGRYTLVEMVPEPAQRDLLRQVIEISIPPILDASVGDALRHVLLRTGYRLCDATEATALYALPLPAAHLRLGPLPLRDALLALAGPAWELSVDDASRAVCFTRVTTARAPSASPIPAAPAPSAPAAEPADSHVPQEAQP; this is encoded by the coding sequence ATGCAACCACTCACCTGCGTCGCTCACCGCTTGGCTGTGCCTGCCTTGCTGGCCGGCTGCGTGCTCATCACCGGCTGCGCCGCCACGGGCACGACGAGCCCTCCCACTGTCCATGACTCGCTCCCCGAGCCTGCGGTGTTGGTCAGAACCATCGCCCCGGAGCCCGAGCCGGGCCTGATCCCGGTGGCCCGCTACGGGCGCTACACGCTGGTCGAGATGGTGCCGGAACCGGCACAGCGCGACCTGCTGCGACAGGTGATCGAGATTTCGATTCCGCCGATCTTGGACGCGAGCGTCGGCGATGCCCTTCGGCACGTGCTGCTGCGCACCGGCTACCGGCTCTGCGACGCGACGGAGGCGACCGCGCTGTACGCGTTGCCGCTGCCGGCGGCGCACCTGCGGCTCGGGCCGCTGCCGCTGCGCGATGCCTTGCTGGCACTCGCCGGCCCGGCCTGGGAGTTGTCCGTCGATGACGCTTCGCGCGCGGTGTGCTTCACGCGCGTGACGACTGCGCGTGCGCCGAGCGCAAGCCCGATTCCCGCGGCTCCGGCACCGAGCGCGCCGGCCGCCGAACCCGCCGATTCCCACGTGCCCCAGGAGGCCCAGCCATGA
- a CDS encoding TIGR03759 family integrating conjugative element protein, producing MKHAAICFAAILAAVAGTAGTASAQSAPVASSRTVPAQIQNSSDAALDERLARDWGLRSDEWARYRQLMQGPLGIYSPNLDPLTALGIEARSDEERNRYAELQVQAESKRVGKTLAYQRAYDAAWKRLYPGQQRVNMPGAKAPGAGNRGSGRLAVFVKAECPSCEQRVRQLQVAGTAFDLYMVGSRQEDARIRQWATQAGIDAGRVRSRTITLNHDAGRWLSLGLPGDLPAVVREVNGQWQRQ from the coding sequence ATGAAGCACGCCGCGATCTGCTTCGCCGCCATCCTCGCCGCTGTCGCAGGAACGGCAGGCACGGCCTCGGCACAGTCGGCGCCGGTCGCGTCCTCGCGCACGGTGCCCGCCCAGATTCAGAACAGCAGCGACGCCGCGCTGGACGAACGGCTGGCGCGCGATTGGGGCCTGCGCTCCGATGAGTGGGCGCGCTACCGCCAACTGATGCAGGGGCCGCTGGGCATCTATTCCCCGAACCTCGATCCGCTCACGGCGCTGGGCATCGAGGCGCGCAGCGACGAGGAACGCAACCGCTATGCGGAGCTGCAGGTGCAGGCGGAATCGAAGCGCGTGGGCAAGACGCTGGCCTACCAGCGGGCCTACGACGCGGCGTGGAAGCGGCTCTATCCGGGACAGCAGCGCGTGAACATGCCGGGTGCGAAGGCGCCGGGCGCCGGCAACCGGGGCTCGGGCCGGCTGGCGGTTTTCGTGAAGGCCGAGTGCCCGTCGTGCGAGCAGCGCGTGCGCCAGCTGCAGGTGGCCGGCACCGCCTTCGACCTCTACATGGTCGGCAGCCGCCAGGAGGACGCCCGCATCCGCCAGTGGGCGACGCAGGCCGGCATCGACGCCGGCCGCGTGCGCTCCCGCACCATCACGCTCAACCATGACGCCGGGCGCTGGCTGTCGCTCGGCCTGCCCGGCGATCTGCCCGCCGTGGTGCGCGAGGTCAACGGCCAATGGCAGCGGCAGTAA
- a CDS encoding DUF6094 domain-containing protein, with product MALMFPRLARNFVKNGYFPTDEPTLERALTALAPAEASAGPLCILDPCAGEGVAIAEAAHALGREQVQAFAVEYEAERARHARQLVDRCIHGDLMDTLISRQSFGLLWLNPPYGDLSKDTNGNVGYQGQGRARLEKLFYQKALPLLQYGGVLIYIVPHYVLDAELVGWLTRHFAELRIYRAVDTQFKQVVIFGRKVRQRDQASESVKATRALLLQIGLGDAEAEELPVEWPFLPYTVPATAEPEHFYRVTMEPEQFAEEVGRLQGLWPTLDTHLGAAQQSLRSPARGLSHWHLALALAAGAISGVVKSKTGRVLVVKGDTHKEKTLHTEYTERDDGSVAETRILTDKFVPVIRAWDMTPGSPTCGEVLTIR from the coding sequence ATGGCCCTCATGTTCCCGCGGCTCGCCCGCAACTTCGTCAAGAACGGGTACTTCCCCACGGATGAACCCACGCTCGAAAGAGCACTCACCGCACTGGCGCCCGCCGAGGCCTCGGCCGGGCCGCTGTGCATCCTCGATCCCTGCGCCGGCGAAGGCGTGGCGATCGCCGAAGCCGCGCACGCCCTCGGGCGCGAGCAGGTCCAGGCCTTCGCCGTCGAGTACGAGGCCGAGCGCGCACGCCATGCCCGGCAACTGGTCGATCGCTGCATCCACGGCGACCTGATGGACACACTGATCAGCCGGCAGAGCTTCGGCCTGCTGTGGCTCAACCCGCCGTATGGCGACCTGTCCAAGGACACCAACGGCAACGTCGGCTACCAGGGCCAGGGCCGCGCTCGGCTGGAAAAGCTGTTCTATCAGAAGGCGCTGCCGCTGTTGCAGTACGGCGGCGTGCTGATCTACATCGTCCCGCACTACGTGCTCGACGCCGAGCTGGTCGGATGGCTGACCCGGCACTTCGCCGAGTTGCGCATCTACCGCGCGGTGGACACGCAGTTCAAGCAGGTCGTGATCTTCGGTCGCAAGGTTCGCCAGCGCGACCAGGCATCGGAGTCTGTCAAGGCCACGCGCGCGCTGCTGCTGCAGATAGGTCTTGGCGACGCCGAAGCGGAAGAGCTGCCAGTCGAATGGCCGTTCCTGCCCTACACGGTGCCTGCCACGGCCGAGCCGGAGCACTTCTACCGCGTGACGATGGAGCCCGAGCAGTTCGCCGAGGAAGTCGGCCGACTGCAAGGGCTCTGGCCGACGCTCGACACGCACCTGGGCGCCGCGCAGCAGTCGCTGCGGTCCCCGGCGCGAGGTTTATCGCATTGGCATCTCGCCTTGGCACTCGCCGCAGGTGCGATCTCCGGAGTGGTGAAGTCCAAGACGGGCCGCGTGCTCGTCGTCAAAGGCGACACCCACAAGGAGAAGACCTTGCACACGGAGTACACCGAGCGCGACGACGGTTCCGTGGCCGAGACGCGCATCCTGACCGACAAGTTCGTGCCGGTCATCCGTGCCTGGGACATGACACCAGGCTCGCCGACCTGCGGCGAGGTGTTGACCATCCGCTGA
- a CDS encoding integrating conjugative element protein — protein sequence MNRILVAATAALLATTADAQDRGPVTKNSSPPLIVVEDKGGTSALPYYRALNPQDAQPGQPATPQTKPRIGGPAEAEAAMLPVRSMRLTPGDEPRRVIRAPGLTPLFLIGDDDRSRAWLQRRGKDLQALRAVGLVVNVATPEALAALRRLAPGLMLSPASGDELAQRLGLKHYPVLITATGIEP from the coding sequence ATGAACCGCATCCTCGTCGCCGCGACTGCGGCGCTGCTGGCCACCACCGCAGACGCGCAGGACCGCGGCCCCGTTACCAAGAACAGTTCCCCGCCGCTGATCGTGGTCGAGGACAAAGGCGGCACCTCGGCGCTGCCGTACTACCGGGCCTTGAATCCGCAGGATGCGCAGCCCGGTCAGCCAGCCACGCCGCAAACCAAGCCGCGCATTGGCGGCCCGGCCGAAGCCGAGGCGGCCATGCTGCCGGTGCGCTCGATGCGGCTGACACCCGGCGACGAGCCGCGCCGCGTGATCCGCGCGCCGGGCCTGACGCCGCTGTTCCTGATCGGCGACGACGACCGCTCACGAGCCTGGCTCCAACGACGGGGCAAGGACTTGCAGGCGCTACGCGCCGTGGGCTTGGTGGTCAACGTGGCGACGCCCGAAGCCCTGGCCGCGTTGCGTCGCCTCGCACCGGGCTTGATGCTGTCGCCGGCCTCGGGCGACGAGCTGGCGCAGCGCTTGGGGCTCAAGCACTACCCGGTGCTGATCACCGCCACCGGCATCGAGCCCTGA
- a CDS encoding DUF3085 domain-containing protein translates to MTVRFKGTELRPVLAEAAANQCRVILVKDQGVYFMAEHGESRPDGRRKTIAYAVGCNPDVDAFDDWWELARAEFGGDDFGEFFALQERVLTRILHSEDDLEVSATVTHLSMQAVSAAPAGH, encoded by the coding sequence ATGACTGTTCGATTCAAAGGCACCGAGCTTCGGCCCGTGCTTGCCGAGGCGGCGGCCAACCAGTGCCGCGTCATCCTGGTCAAGGACCAGGGCGTGTATTTCATGGCCGAGCACGGCGAGAGCCGGCCCGATGGGCGGCGCAAGACCATCGCCTACGCCGTGGGCTGCAACCCCGATGTCGATGCGTTCGACGACTGGTGGGAACTGGCGCGCGCCGAATTCGGCGGCGACGACTTCGGCGAGTTCTTCGCCCTGCAGGAACGGGTCCTCACCCGTATCCTGCACAGCGAGGACGACCTCGAAGTGTCGGCCACGGTCACGCACCTGTCGATGCAGGCGGTATCCGCTGCACCGGCCGGCCACTGA